One Glycine max cultivar Williams 82 chromosome 3, Glycine_max_v4.0, whole genome shotgun sequence DNA window includes the following coding sequences:
- the LOC100794596 gene encoding scarecrow-like protein 6, whose amino-acid sequence MKVMPLPFEEFQGKGVLDFSSASDSFSVLLHNPQPKWTIDKEDYCYVGSITEPTSVLGSRRSLSPPTSSSTMSSSLGSSNNSTSKGGGGTSANTTNNPTPPSDYNNNNPPQESSPEKCGIRMEDWECQDQSILRLIMGDVEDPSAGLSKLLQSTACGSQSADFNAGFGVVDQQGLNMNMNMNMVGGNIDPNYPAGFPFIAENMDGQNAKAGSGTGQVSESVVFSANNPLMVSSSVSPGVFTSQQQQQEFGVVDEKPQVQEQQVFSQHQAKHHLFDTIGHNFQAPRLSLLDSGQEVFGRRQQTQLPLFPHHMQQQQQQQSMVMPSTKQQKVSSTGDDASHQLQQAIFDQLYKTAELIEAGNPVHAQGILARLNHQLSPIGRPFQRAAFYMKEALMSLLHSNAHSFMAFSPISFIFKIGAYKSFSEISPVLQFANFTCNQALIEAVERSDRIHVIDFDIGFGVQWSSFMQEIALRSSGAPSLKVTAIVSPSTCDEVELNFTRENLIQYAKDINVSFEFNVLSIESLNSPSCPLLGKFFDNEAIVVNMPVSSFTNYPSLFPSVLHFVKQLRPKVVVTLDRICDQMDVPLPTNVVHVLQCYSALLESLDAVNVNLDVLQKIERHFIQPAIKKIILGHHHFQEKLPPWRNLFMQSGFSPFTFSNFTEAQAECLVQRAPVRGFHVERKPSSLVLCWQKKELISVSTWRC is encoded by the exons ATGAAGGTCATGCCCTTGCCTTTTGAGGAATTTCAAGGGAAGGGAGTGTTGGATTTCTCTTCAGCCTCAGATTCATTTTCAGTGCTTTTGCATAACCCACAACCAAAGTGGACCATAGACAAAGAGGACTATTGCTATGTGGGCAGCATCACTGAGCCCACCTCAGTTCTTGGCTCCAGAAGAAGCCTTAGCCCTCCCACTTCCTCCTCCACAATGTCTTCTTCTCTtggcagcagcaacaacagcacTAGCAAGGGTGGTGGTGGCACCTCAGCCAACACCACCAACAACCCAACACCACCCTCAgactacaacaacaacaaccctcCTCAGGAATCCAGCCCCGAAAAATGTGGCATCAGGATGGAGGACTGGGAGTGCCAAGATCAATCCATCCTGAGGCTAATCATGGGGGATGTTGAAGACCCTTCTGCTGGATTGAGCAAGCTTCTGCAAAGCACTGCCTGTGGCTCTCAAAGTGCTGATTTCAATGCTGGATTTGGTGTTGTGGATCAACAAGGattgaatatgaatatgaatatgaatatgGTGGGTGGTAATATTGACCCAAATTACCCTGCTGGTTTCCCTTTCATTGCTGAGAATATGGATGGCCAGAATGCCAAGGCTGGTTCTGGGACTGGCCAGGTTTCAGAATCTGTTGTTTTCTCTGCCAACAATCCTCTCATGGTGTCATCATCTGTTTCCCCTGGTGTGTTCACTtctcagcagcagcagcaagaGTTTGGAGTGGTGGATGAGAAGCCTCAG GTGCAGGAACAGCAGGTTTTCTCTCAGCATCAGGCGAAACACCATCTCTTTGACACCATTGGGCACAATTTTCAAGCTCCAAGGTTGTCCCTTTTGGATTCAGGGCAAGAAGTGTTTGGTAGGAGGCAGCAAACACAGCTTCCATTGTTTCCTCACCAtatgcagcaacaacaacaacaacaatcaatgGTTATGCCTTCTACTAAACAGCAGAAGGTGAGTTCCACCGGAGACGATGCAAGCCACCAGCTTCAGCAGGCTATATTTGATCAGTTATACAAAACTGCTGAGCTGATAGAAGCTGGTAATCCGGTTCATGCGCAAGGGATATTGGCGCGGCTCAATCACCAGCTCTCCCCTATTGGTAGGCCTTTTCAGAGGGCTGCTTTCTACATGAAGGAGGCCTTGATGTCACTGCTTCATTCAAATGCTCACAGTTTCATGGCTTTTTCGCCAAttagtttcatttttaaaattggagCTTATAAGTCCTTTTCTGAGATATCACCTGTTCTTCAGTTTGCCAATTTTACTTGCAACCAAGCCCTCATTGAAGCTGTGGAAAGGTCTGACAGAATTCATGTTATCGATTTCGATATTGGGTTTGGAGTGCAGTGGTCATCTTTTATGCAAGAGATTGCCTTGAGAAGTAGTGGTGCACcttcactcaaagtcactgccATTGTGTCACCCTCCACTTGTGATGAGGTTGAGCTCAATTTCACTAGAGAGAATTTGATTCAATACGCGAAAGACATCAATGTGTCATTTGAATTCAATGTTTTGAGCATTGAATCCTTGAACTCTCCTTCCTGTCCACTGCTTGGTAAATTCTTTGATAATGAGGCAATTGTGGTGAATATGCCAGTCTCAAGTTTCACAAACTATCCATCATTGTTCCCTTCCGTTCTTCACTTTGTGAAGCAACTCAGGCCAAAAGTTGTGGTCACTTTGGACAGAATTTGTGATCAAATGGATGTACCACTTCCTACCAACGTAGTCCATGTTCTCCAATGTTATTCGGCCCTGCTTGAATCGTTGGATGCGGTGAATGTGAATCTTGATGTCCTCCAAAAGATTGAGAGGCATTTCATCCAGCCAGCTATCAAGAAAATTATACTTGGCCACCaccattttcaagaaaaattacccCCATGGAGGAACCTCTTTATGCAATCTGGATTCTCTCCATTCACATTTAGCAACTTCACAGAAGCTCAAGCTGAGTGTCTAGTTCAGAGGGCACCTGTGAGGGGATTTCATGTGGAGAGAAAGCCTTCATCACTTGTTCTATGCTGGCAGAAGAAAGAACTCATCTCAGTTTCTACTTGGAGATGCTGA